The DNA window TTGGCGTCCACCTGCGTGATCCATCCGCCGTTCGGAAGGGCCGCGTGGGTGTTTTTGGACTGGTCAGCAAACCCACCATTTGGGTTTTGCTGCTCGGGGTTCAGGTTGATGTTTTCGCGGTCCCCCCGGGCAAAGTCCATGGTCTCTTGGCCCGTTGCGCCCGCAAGTCCAGCCCCGACCTGGAGCACGTCGGAGACAGCGTATGTGGCATTTCCAATCAACCACACTCCGGTGGAGCCTTCACCCAACGTGGTCAGGTTCTCTCCGAAGGTCTTCGCCGCGGTCAGGTCGAATCCAAATCCTCCGTACGATCCAATCAACTTCACGCCCTGACCGGCAGTGATGATGTCGGCCGGTGAGTTTCCGATGAGAGGGTTTCCCTGAACCACGGGGCCATCCGAGAATCCGCGGAAGTGCATGAGGCCGGTGACGGGCGTTCCTGCCTGGACCGTCAGCCCCTCACTGACCTGCATATTCATCACCATGAAGTCGACCGATGGCCCGAGTCCAAACTGACCGCCAAAGTCGTTCGGCTCTTGTTCCAGCATGAGTAGCCCGCTCACGTTTTCGGAGAACTGGACGCTGGCATTCAGGCCGGCGCGAGCACGATGGAAGCCGGTCACCGCTCCGGGGAAGCCGTCCACAGAAATGGACTGAGCGGACTGCATGAGGTTGACGGCGAAGTCAATCTCCGGCAGCTCGCCATCCTCCATCTGCGCCTGCGCCGGCACCGCCGTCGCCATGAGGAGCAGAAGGGCAAAGACGCTAGCGGTCAGCCATTGAAAAAAGGCGTTTGAGGGCTCTGAAATCGTAAATTGAGACATAAGAGGTGTTGTGGGTTGGTCGTTGTTCGTGAAAACGGGCGTAGACAAAGTCCCCATCGAAGGGAACTCCAGTCGCCCGACCCTGCTGTTGGCCTCTCCAAAAAGAACCGATACCGACGCCCGGAGAGGCGCGTCGAAATGCTCGTCGTAATGCCGGAAGGTCCCCGGCCGCAGCGCGAGCCCGAGGGCTCGGGAGGCGCACTGCGGCCGGAGTCTGGTCCGGCCGGAAAGGGCTACTCCCCCTCCCACTGCTTCAGGAGTTCATCGTACGGCACCGTCTCCGGCTCTTCCGGGGACCGCTCAGCCTTCGGGGCGCCCGGCTGGTTGAGCCAGTACTCCCGGGTGCGCTCTTCGTTGAGCTCGGGGGAGTACTGTGCCATCCGCAGGCGGTCCATGAGCGAGTTCTGAATGCTCGCCAGGTCGTTCATCGCCTGCTTGACGGTCTTCTCGCCGGTCACGGCGCTGGCCACCTGCTTCCACCACTGCTCGGCCAGGAGGGGGTAGTGGGGGACGTTCTTGCCTGAGTCCGTCCACTGGTCCTCCACCGGGGAGGTGTAGAAGGAGATCAGGCCGCCGAGGTCGCCCTCGCGCTCCTGCCAGTACTCGGAGTTGACCGTGGAGCTTCGGACGGGCGTCCGGCCCACGTTAAACTTGTTGAGCGAGACCGTCTTGGAGGAGGCAAACTGGGCCCACATCCAGGCGGCGTGCCGCTTGTCGCCGGTGGTCTGCTTCGGGATGGTCCAGCTCCCGGCGTCCTGGTAGCCGACCTTCATGCCTTCGTCCCAGTACCGGCCGTGGGGCGTGGGGGCCACGCGCCACTTGGGGTTGCCCTCGTCGTCCGTCACGGCCGACTCCGGCGAGGTAAAGGGCTCGGCCGAGAGGAAGGTGATGTACTGGAAGACGCGCTGCGCCACGCTGCCGCGAGAGGGCACGGGGCCCGCCTCCGACCAACTCATGGACGGGGCGTAGGGCGGGGCGTAGTCGTTCAGCCAATTCACGTACTTGCGGGTGGCGTAGTAGGCCGCGGGGCTGTTTGTCGCACCGCCACGGTCCACCGAGGAGCCAACCGGGATGCGGTCCTCCACGCGGATGCCCCACTCGTCGACGGGACGGCCGTTCGGAAGGCCCTTGTCGCCGGCGCCCGCAATCGAGAGCCAGGCGTCCGTGAAGCGCCATCCCAGCGAGGGGCCTCGGCGCCCGTAGTCCATGTGGCCGTACACACCGTCCGTCTCGGCGCCCACGTCGGAGGGGGACACCGACTCGGTGAAGAACTCGGCGATGTCTTCGTAGGCGGCCCAGTTGCGGGGCACGCCCAGCTCATAGCCGTACTCGTTCCGAAACTGCTCCTTGATCTCCGGGTCGTTGAACCAGTCGTACCGAAACCAATAGAG is part of the Salinibacter ruber DSM 13855 genome and encodes:
- a CDS encoding ABC transporter substrate-binding protein, giving the protein MSTSYQPHAPRRGWLMPVALCVAALLLQPLASAQAQDFPDEPNYPDITREEAREYAQNEYGPMNDRKRAAVKYAMEFQPSVLTLKEQIDELMWFAENAEQLRGTDVESVAETIKTHTWESETLAQAFTEITGINVTHNIIGEGDLVEKLQTQLASGRSVYDIYVNDADLIGTHIRLQSAVNLTDYMNGAGSEFTNPTLDLDDWMNPEFGQNFEGEQLQLPDQQFANLYWFRYDWFNDPEIKEQFRNEYGYELGVPRNWAAYEDIAEFFTESVSPSDVGAETDGVYGHMDYGRRGPSLGWRFTDAWLSIAGAGDKGLPNGRPVDEWGIRVEDRIPVGSSVDRGGATNSPAAYYATRKYVNWLNDYAPPYAPSMSWSEAGPVPSRGSVAQRVFQYITFLSAEPFTSPESAVTDDEGNPKWRVAPTPHGRYWDEGMKVGYQDAGSWTIPKQTTGDKRHAAWMWAQFASSKTVSLNKFNVGRTPVRSSTVNSEYWQEREGDLGGLISFYTSPVEDQWTDSGKNVPHYPLLAEQWWKQVASAVTGEKTVKQAMNDLASIQNSLMDRLRMAQYSPELNEERTREYWLNQPGAPKAERSPEEPETVPYDELLKQWEGE